Proteins encoded by one window of Dokdonella sp.:
- a CDS encoding pilin yields the protein MNTSSFRGFTLIELMIVVAIIAILAAIALPAYQDYVIRTQVSEGAVLGDGVRVHVSEAFSNHGTVPADNTEAGLPSPTSITGKYVSSVTVGAGIVTVAFSATAPQRANALLAGNALVFTPAPDPNAGSLNWTCSSSISPKYLPTICRSGQN from the coding sequence ATGAACACGTCGTCGTTCCGCGGATTCACGCTTATCGAGCTGATGATTGTGGTTGCGATCATCGCCATCCTCGCCGCCATCGCCTTGCCGGCCTATCAGGATTACGTGATCCGCACCCAGGTATCCGAAGGGGCGGTGCTTGGGGATGGGGTTCGGGTGCATGTGTCGGAGGCCTTCTCCAACCACGGCACGGTCCCGGCGGACAACACCGAGGCCGGCCTGCCGTCACCCACCAGCATCACCGGCAAGTACGTCAGCTCGGTGACCGTCGGCGCGGGCATCGTCACCGTCGCCTTCAGCGCCACCGCACCGCAACGCGCGAATGCCCTCCTCGCTGGCAACGCCCTGGTCTTCACCCCGGCGCCCGACCCCAATGCCGGCTCGTTGAACTGGACATGCTCCAGTTCGATCAGCCCCAAGTACCTGCCGACGATCTGCCGCAGCGGGCAGAACTGA